From Acidovorax sp. 1608163:
AGGTGATTGCCCCGCTGACATCGCCGCGCGTGGTGGACCTGGGCACCGGCAGCGGCGCCATCGCGCTGGCGCTGCAAAGCCAGCGCGCCGACGCCCAGGTGCTGGCGGTAGATGCCAGCGCCGATGCGTTGGCCGTGGCGCAGGCCAATGGCAAGCGGCTGGGCTTGCCCGTGCAGTTTCAGCCAGCCAACTGGCTGGAGGGCGTGCAGGGCGTGTTCGATGCCATCGTCTCCAACCCCCCCTACATCGCCAACGCCGACCCCCACCTGGCCGCGCTGACGCACGAGCCCCTGCAAGCCCTGGCCAGCGGCACCGATGGGCTGGATGACATCCGCACCATCGTCGCCCAGGCCCCCGCCCACCTGCGGCCTGGGGGCTGGCTGCTGCTGGAGCATGGCTACGACCAGGCCCTGGCCGTGCAGGCACTGCTGTTGGCGCAGGGGTTTCGCCAAGTCCAAAGCCGCGCCGACTTGGCGGGCATCGCACGCTGCACCGGCGGCTGCCTCTGAGGCTTTTGCGGCAAGCCGCCCACAGCGATGCGCCTGCCGCCTTTGCAGACAGGCTCTTTGCACAGGTTCTTACACACGGTCATCAGCTGCAAACAACTGTTACTGCCAGCCCTCCCACCAACGCGTAACCGCCGCCCAATAATCGCGTGCCGTTGCAAGGCGCCTGGCTCCTGGGAGGGGGAGAGGCAAACCGGCAGTTGCTTCCGCCCAGCCC
This genomic window contains:
- the prmC gene encoding peptide chain release factor N(5)-glutamine methyltransferase codes for the protein MNNTAPTLAQALGQAHTLGLARIDAQLLLLHAVGRPDAGRAWLLAHDTDAMDEGVHAQFIALCQRRLAGEPVAYLTGRKEFYGLPLQVDARVLDPRPDTETLVDWALEVIAPLTSPRVVDLGTGSGAIALALQSQRADAQVLAVDASADALAVAQANGKRLGLPVQFQPANWLEGVQGVFDAIVSNPPYIANADPHLAALTHEPLQALASGTDGLDDIRTIVAQAPAHLRPGGWLLLEHGYDQALAVQALLLAQGFRQVQSRADLAGIARCTGGCL